In a single window of the Papaver somniferum cultivar HN1 chromosome 8, ASM357369v1, whole genome shotgun sequence genome:
- the LOC113301852 gene encoding uncharacterized protein LOC113301852 — protein sequence MSQPKPDPSSFSSPNSLSNWLKSRLPSDSFASWGIKPGTKNVHNLWLEISEGETSLLDSVPPVRTVNVVSVRIIDENGRILLESKQELSDGTHRERNRPLSEKMKPDEGVEEAVLRAISEELGSIIDNDVSSIVKINTGSYKKKIEERVSLSYPGLPACYVLHTVDAFVEGLPNEDFCTEEEEYSECSELGAADKAVNVKKHFWKWVESDSF from the coding sequence CCCTTCTTCCTTTTCATCTCCAAACTCTCTTTCTAATTGGCTTAAATCACGTTTACCATCTGATTCATTTGCTTCTTGGGGTATTAAACCTGGTACTAAGAACGTTCATAATCTCTGGCTTGAGATTTCTGAAGGTGAAACTTCCTTACTTGATTCAGTTCCTCCTGTTAgaactgttaatgttgtttcagtaagaattattgatgaaaatggtagAATTTTACTTGAATCGAAACAAGAATTATCTGATGGGACTCACCGTGAAAGGAATAGACCTTTATCTGAAAAAATGAAGCCTGATGAAGGTGTTGAAGAAGCTGTTTTAAGAGCTATAAGCGAAGAACTTGGTTCAATAATTGATAATGATGTTAGTAGTATTGTAAAGATTAATACTGGTTCATATaagaagaaaattgaagaaaGGGTTTCGCTCTCTTATCCGGGTTTACCTGCTTGTTATGTTTTACATACAGTTGATGCTTTTGTTGAAGGATTACCAAATGAGGATTTttgtactgaagaagaagaatacagtGAATGTAGTGAACTTGGTGCTGCAGACAAGGCAGTCAATGTTAAAAAGCATTTTTGGAAATGGGTTGAATCAGATTCTTTCTGA